One window from the genome of Alphaproteobacteria bacterium encodes:
- a CDS encoding class I SAM-dependent methyltransferase, with product MKNIIDHLRTNFTVTKPDFIDLMVLLFVIGFGWLVVDLWNKPHDLINIATMLAVIYFIIRTLYERVFNRTNIPTLETPSILIREMVKLLKADFNQKQSPSYHVVDFGCGDGQITRKVARTLPLADVLGIENAKIPYTQCLFFKKLFGIKNVRYQRSDFFDYDCKNVDAVVMYLSVQISQKLGEKLFRELKPGAIVISNEFELKGQWPKPETIERHTPFKNTLYIYRK from the coding sequence ATGAAAAACATCATCGACCACCTAAGGACCAATTTTACGGTCACAAAACCCGACTTCATCGATCTGATGGTTCTGTTGTTTGTCATCGGCTTTGGCTGGCTGGTGGTCGATTTGTGGAACAAGCCGCACGACCTTATCAATATCGCCACCATGCTGGCGGTGATTTATTTTATAATCCGTACGCTGTATGAAAGGGTATTCAACCGCACCAATATCCCCACACTTGAAACGCCATCCATCCTTATCCGCGAAATGGTAAAACTATTAAAAGCTGATTTTAATCAAAAGCAGTCCCCATCCTATCACGTGGTTGATTTTGGCTGCGGCGATGGACAAATCACGCGCAAGGTTGCGCGTACATTGCCACTGGCCGATGTATTGGGTATTGAAAACGCCAAAATTCCCTACACCCAATGCCTGTTCTTTAAAAAATTATTTGGCATCAAGAACGTACGCTACCAGCGATCCGACTTCTTTGATTATGACTGCAAAAATGTTGATGCGGTGGTGATGTATTTAAGCGTGCAGATATCGCAAAAGCTTGGCGAAAAACTGTTCCGCGAATTAAAACCCGGCGCGATAGTAATCTCGAATGAATTTGAATTAAAAGGCCAATGGCCAAAGCCAGAAACCATTGAACGACACACGCCGTTTAAAAACACACTGTATATTTACAGGAAGTAG
- a CDS encoding nucleoside triphosphate pyrophosphatase translates to MKLILASTSPRRLELLAQIGIKPDSVMSPNCDETQLKYEKPQKLALRLAIAKANAVHKQYPAAFVIAGDTVVDARAKVLPKCADDAEVRTCLKILSGCRHRVYGGVCVINPAGREFTRVVETTVAFKRLHDSEIDAYVKSGEGVGKAGGYALQGRAAAFIKHVSGSPSNVIGLPLHEAAQLLQGAGYDYNA, encoded by the coding sequence ATGAAGCTGATCCTTGCCTCCACATCGCCGCGCCGTTTGGAATTATTGGCGCAAATCGGCATTAAGCCAGATTCCGTTATGTCACCAAATTGTGATGAAACACAGCTTAAATATGAAAAGCCGCAAAAGCTCGCGCTGCGCCTTGCGATCGCTAAAGCAAATGCAGTGCACAAACAATATCCGGCAGCGTTTGTGATTGCCGGTGATACGGTTGTGGATGCACGTGCAAAAGTTTTGCCCAAATGCGCGGATGATGCCGAGGTGCGAACATGTTTAAAAATTCTGTCAGGGTGTCGTCACCGCGTGTATGGCGGCGTGTGCGTGATCAATCCGGCGGGCAGGGAATTCACGCGCGTTGTGGAAACAACGGTTGCGTTTAAGCGCCTGCATGATTCTGAAATCGACGCCTATGTCAAATCAGGCGAAGGAGTAGGGAAGGCGGGAGGCTATGCGCTGCAAGGACGTGCAGCTGCATTTATCAAGCACGTGTCGGGCTCGCCATCCAACGTGATTGGCTTACCCTTGCATGAGGCAGCCCAACTATTGCAAGGTGCTGGATATGACTACAACGCCTAA
- the yacG gene encoding DNA gyrase inhibitor YacG encodes MRECPICQKPTLDKYKPFCSARCADVDLHRWLSESYAIPVKPSESDDALDADPQNPPDNPEETSH; translated from the coding sequence ATGCGCGAATGCCCGATTTGCCAAAAGCCAACATTGGATAAATACAAACCATTTTGCAGCGCCCGCTGCGCGGATGTGGATTTACACCGCTGGCTTAGTGAATCATACGCTATCCCCGTTAAGCCAAGTGAAAGCGATGATGCGTTGGACGCCGACCCCCAAAATCCGCCTGATAATCCTGAAGAAACGAGCCATTAA
- a CDS encoding ribonuclease E/G, protein MTTTPNYTLSYDEQDGIARAIISHGKHVRDCFFDRVAQPQLTGTIYQGTVDRILNGKGCFIKIPNLDNGYLNDNDGLVSGQKIWVQVKNEPREGKAPALTRAVTLPGVFVVHQPFGVGVHLSRRLADMGEETGHLTKALAGKPGGWVIRSSAIKATRPEMEQEIAELAAAGQTVLNATIIPAPSVFEQALLNAAGAAAGNMLQVFIEKNLDLEHMTHYVRLARPSLLANIRLTPIERAFEQNDLERFYDSLCSPLVPLPRGGNLKFERTDTLNVIDVNGGERTNFFEINHDAAQLVMNQIRWRNLGGIILIDFLKMKRSDDRDAIADMLDASAQLDASTCDVFGFTRLGLCEISRARRGYSLGELLTG, encoded by the coding sequence ATGACTACAACGCCTAATTATACACTTAGCTATGATGAACAAGACGGCATTGCGCGTGCGATTATTTCGCATGGCAAGCATGTGCGTGATTGCTTTTTTGATCGAGTAGCCCAGCCACAGCTGACCGGCACGATTTATCAAGGCACCGTTGACCGCATATTAAATGGCAAAGGTTGTTTCATAAAAATTCCAAATCTGGATAACGGTTACTTGAATGATAATGACGGTTTGGTTAGTGGTCAGAAAATCTGGGTACAAGTCAAAAACGAACCACGCGAAGGAAAGGCGCCTGCATTAACTCGCGCCGTTACATTGCCCGGTGTGTTTGTGGTGCACCAGCCTTTTGGGGTGGGCGTGCATTTATCACGCCGCCTAGCAGATATGGGCGAAGAAACGGGACATTTGACCAAGGCTTTGGCTGGTAAACCCGGCGGTTGGGTTATTCGCAGCAGTGCCATCAAAGCAACCCGCCCTGAAATGGAACAGGAAATCGCCGAATTGGCAGCTGCAGGCCAAACAGTATTGAACGCAACCATTATTCCCGCGCCAAGTGTATTTGAACAGGCATTGCTGAATGCTGCGGGCGCTGCGGCGGGAAATATGTTGCAAGTATTCATTGAAAAAAATCTCGATCTGGAACATATGACGCATTATGTGCGTCTGGCGCGCCCCAGTTTATTGGCAAACATTCGTTTGACGCCCATAGAACGTGCATTTGAACAGAATGATCTGGAACGCTTTTACGATAGTTTGTGTAGCCCGCTCGTGCCCTTGCCGCGCGGGGGCAATTTAAAATTCGAGCGCACCGATACATTGAATGTGATTGACGTGAATGGAGGCGAGCGTACGAATTTTTTTGAAATCAACCATGATGCGGCACAACTGGTGATGAACCAAATCCGCTGGCGCAATTTAGGCGGTATCATCTTGATCGATTTTCTAAAAATGAAGCGCAGCGATGACCGTGATGCTATTGCAGATATGCTGGATGCAAGCGCGCAGTTGGATGCGAGCACTTGCGATGTGTTTGGCTTTACGCGCTTGGGTTTATGTGAAATCAGCCGCGCACGGCGCGGGTATAGCCTTGGCGAATTGCTAACAGGATAG